The DNA segment TTATTGGAAAAATTAACTTCTGCCCAGAAATATTGATTCTTCCCAGCCTCCCATATCGGATTTGTGTGTAAAACTGTATTTGAATAATTATCGTTAACCCTATTCAATATTGTAAACTGGCAGCGGAATTTATCCCAAACAGGCTTGAACGCTAAAATATTGTAAAAATCATCTGGATTTGTAATCACAGTATAAGTTGAATCATCACTGGCATCATAACAGGTTTCTTTTTCTAATTTATCTTTGGCGGAAAGAAAACCAAAATCCAAATTCTTATAATTGCTGGAGAACTTCAAAGCATAAACTGGCTGCACAATATTCCTGGTATAGAATAGTTGATTATTTGTTCCTAAAACGTTAAAATCTTCGATAAAAAAATAACGATTTTCCGAAAAAGTTGGAGCATACTTCGAATTATATGAATCGATAACCGCATCCATGGGAACATCTGAAAAATCGGGTGATAAACTAAGTTTTGTGCGCATTCTTGGATTTAGATTAAAAGTCAGATCCAAACCAACATTTTCTTCATCAAAATTAACTTCATTATTTTTTATATCATAGGTAAAAATAGCGTGTGGCTTAATTCGGAACATTCTTGAATTTGGAATGTTTCGATTTATGTGAATGGAATGAGCTTTCCTGAAATAATCGATACCCATTTTTGTTAGCACAAAAGGAGTGCTGTAGGATTGGCGAGAATTTTTCTGGTAACGGGTTAAAATTATTTTCCAATTATAAGGTGCTGATCCATCATGACGTAAATCGCTAAAAGGAATTTTGAAAGTAACTTTCCATAAATGATCATCAATTTTTGAAGAATAAGAATAGGTGCTGTTCCAATATTTATCTGATTCTAATTCTGTATTCCGGATAAAATCGTATTTGCTGCCCAGCGGATAGGCAAAATAACCATAGGCAAAATAATTATCCAAGTCAGTTATGAGCTGAACTCGCAGATAATCGGAATATGGATTTACATCTTTATCGGCAAAGCGTCCATATACCAAATTCTCGTCGATTTCTGATTCAAAATGAAGATAAAGATTTTTATCATCGTGCCACAACCAAGCTTTGGTTTCTAATTCAATTTCTGCAGAATCAGGTGGTGAAACACGATAGAAATCTTTTAAAAGATTATCTTGATTTCTTACAGGTTTTGGAGAGTATGGAACATCCAATCCGACCAAAAGGTTGAAATGTAGATACAATAATCCCCAAAAAACTACATTTATTCTTTTTAACATAAATTCTGAAATTAATCAGTAAATTCGAATTTTCCTTCTTCGAATAATCTTACACAAGCTTTCACAACATCGGGATCGTAATAATCGGTAGTGTGAGCTTTAATTTCTTCCAGAGCTTTTTCAGTTCCCAAAGCAGCTCTGTAAGGTCTATGAGAAGTCATGGCTTCAACCACATCAGCAACAGCAAGAATGCGAGATTCCACAAGGATTTCATCACCTTTCAGACCATTCGGATATCCTGAACCATCCATTCTTTCGTGATGTTGATGAACAATGGTGGAAATTGGCCAAGGGAATTCGATTGTGCTAAGAAGATCATAACCAACCTGGCTATGATTCTTTATCACTTCAAATTCCATTATATTGATTTTTCCTGGTTTGGAAAGAATATCAGATGGAACGGAAATTTTACCAATATCATGTATTATGCCAGCAAATTTAAGACCTTCCAATTTATCTTTATCGACCTTCATTTCCCGACCGATCGCAACTGCTAATTCTTTAACTCTTTTCTGATGACCGGCTGTATAAGGGTCTCGCATTTCTGAGGTATTGGACATGGCTTGAATAATATCTCCAGTAGCTTTCTGAAGCATCTCAAAGCTGCGCTTCATTTTTTCTTCTGCTTCTATACTTTCCGTAAT comes from the Candidatus Cloacimonadota bacterium genome and includes:
- a CDS encoding HD-GYP domain-containing protein, encoding MKLNDILLKKSEEKLKNFNETLQLMVAEKTQELLESEKKYKTLYELHEEVLEKSPAGIIRLDKNMRIIYLNPEIIKQLEIRSKSIESLNGDLLKNIPKIDSSGLLQLTDELKSGLEIATELEILNNKKEAKHLEVKGVPIFDNGLFSGAVMLFNDITESIEAEEKMKRSFEMLQKATGDIIQAMSNTSEMRDPYTAGHQKRVKELAVAIGREMKVDKDKLEGLKFAGIIHDIGKISVPSDILSKPGKINIMEFEVIKNHSQVGYDLLSTIEFPWPISTIVHQHHERMDGSGYPNGLKGDEILVESRILAVADVVEAMTSHRPYRAALGTEKALEEIKAHTTDYYDPDVVKACVRLFEEGKFEFTD